One region of Strongyloides ratti genome assembly S_ratti_ED321, chromosome : X genomic DNA includes:
- a CDS encoding RB1-inducible coiled-coil protein 1 — protein sequence MPPNASVHDLRIQILETKKIDYQNQLLLLPTGENLDPNKMLSSYTSETESMELPIFLFNRKYNEENPETREEVMKKYEELYNDINCDIDNMLKNSKDFISINSFAKLLHGIKQYEERMNEIIKQNYQYHELLDNGYKTFIIAILHSLDILIKKCERNEDRAIGMPKVIEKGFDMLKKLNEKLELCKKIMIPINVLKTSKIRSDQYCEEPISLYDWIDTKDPHTSLEELENSTKCYFEHAKTVTLNDAKTDLLNAKAKINKPEIKCIKGLEVRMNALQLHMKKVNDNLNELKKKIKSYEISMGPTVTGVKLSPDRLSLINDITELKKNVEDVTNIGNKIIDSKYELLNTILQRLKVVIEPVSEQAAEGHNKIAMFESTYENVVLKGDLIKQLNDAPLMYATMTTETLRRIYFSKEFNEWFNTFNKKVETFVTEENDKREKFSQNSKKHFLKQLFTGFDDYLPHFLCEIVKIDEGIPQLNISNLTNLKKVLPEMESIIKFETPNVYKKLSIEIKTETPNIVLSSSIIRPTGQLTDDTLSSTSLPKHLTFTHFMSGDDNLEGFQRSNFLSTTFQGISEERQYDDDCDKRKLKKTNSICIPNSLNNINQFRFSGDDHFSSFDDLPGYGELSLNDLTEQNIMETTLQKEYSPVEMTNTIIYPNHIPLKNSIECQTNINLLDIALINKKLDECNNIISNEMNNFIEFIKDYKKIIFYSNECQNAYRYVIGTLIKTFIKQDNELNKKITEMENKYNNVSTMYDNLKEDTTNVISLKDKEIEKLKEDLARANVKIHLMECDVTEKDEKLKVMMQKIEEMGKKVINNKNDNEYCKDKNNIIVEENDNTSKNLLSLSKKENGNYTETDITSPILINDNKNLKKSTNSVSVQTRLHGGDIKAMISLQDIHEGCTVLIMWNPTYDAYLLSCSTNILYFVKETSVERLGLSNQETKQRRHSLIATVSSVEKCQIRRENNRYRLPVGTQFYRVDVEVLRWDTIKKSDKP from the exons atgcCTCCAAATGCATCAGTGCATGACTTAAGAATTCAAATACTAGAAACAAAAAAGATTGATTATCAAAATCag ctTCTTCTTTTACCAACAGGTGAAAATCTTGATccaaataaaatgttaagtAGTTATACTTCAGAAACAGAAAGTATGGAATTacctatatttttatttaatcgTAAATATAATGAAGAAAATCCTGAGACAAGAGAAGAagttatgaaaaaatatgaagaattatataatgatattaattgtgatattgataatatgttaaaaaattccaaagattttatatctataaataGTTTCGCAAAATTATTACACGGTATTAAACAGTATGAGGAAAGGAtgaatgaaataataaaacaaaattatcaatatcaCGAGTTATTGGATAATGGTTATAAGACATTTATAATAGCCATACTACATTCGcttgatatattaataaaaaaatgtgaaAGAAATGAAGATAGAGCAATTGGGATGCCAAAAGTTATAGAGAAAGGATTtgatatgttaaaaaaattaaatgaaaaattagaattatgtaaaaaaataatgataccaataaatgttttaaaaacatcAAAAATAAGATCTGATCAATATTGTGAAGAACCAATATCACTTTATGATTGGATTGATACAAAAGATCCTCATACTAGTTTAGAAGAACTTGAAAATAGCacaaaatgttattttgAACATGCAAAAACAGTTACTTTAAATGATGCAAAAACAGACCTTCTTAATGCAAAAgctaaaattaataaaccggaaataaaatgtataaaaggATTAGAGGTAAGAATGAATGCTTTACAACTTCACATGAAAAAagtaaatgataatttaaatgaattaaaaaaaaagataaaatcaTATGAAATTTCAATGGGACCAACAGTAACTGGTGTAAAATTAAGTCCAGATCGTCTTTCActtattaatgatataacagaattaaaaaaaaatgttgaagaTGTAACAAATAttggtaataaaataatagattcaaaatatgaattattaaatacaaTACTACAACGTCTTAAAGTTGTTATAGAACCTGTAAGTGAACAGGCTGCAGAAGGACATAATAAAATAGCAATGTTTGAAAGTACATATGAAAATGTTGTATTAAAAGGTGATcttataaaacaattaaatgatGCACCATTAATGTATGCCACTATGACAACTGAAACATTAagaagaatatatttttcaaaagaatttaatgaatggtttaatacatttaataaaaaagttgaaaCATTTGTTACAGAAGAGAATGATAAAAGAGAAAAATTTAGtcaaaattcaaaaaaacattttttaaaacaattatttactGGATTTGATGATTACCTACCACATTTTTTATGtgaaattgttaaaattgaTGAAGGAATACcacaattaaatatatcaaatttaacaaatttaaaaaaagtacttCCAGAGATGGAatctattattaaatttgaaacaccaaatgtttataaaaaattgtcaaTTGAAATTAAAACAGAAACACCAAATATTGTATTAAGTAGCAGTATTATAAGACCAACGGGACAATTAACAGATGATACATTATCTTCAACAAGTTTACCAAAACATTTAACATTTACACATTTTATGAGTGGCGATGATAATTTAGAAGGTTTTCAAAgatctaattttttatcaacaacATTTCAAGGTATATCAGAGGAAAGACAATATGATGATGATTgtgataaaagaaaattaaaaaaaacaaatagtATATGTATACcaaattcattaaataatataaatcaaTTTAGATTTAGTGGTGATGATCATTTTTCAAGTTTTGATGATTTACCAGGATATGGTGAATTAAGtttaaatgatttaacaGAACAAAATATTATGGAAACAACATTGCAAAAAGAGTATTCACCTGTTGAAATGacaaatacaattatttatcCAAATCATATaccattaaaaaattctatagAATGccaaacaaatattaatttattagatattgcattaattaataaaaaattggatgaatgtaataatattattagtaatgaaatgaataattttattgaatttattaaagattataaaaaaattattttctatagCAATGAATGCCAGAATGCATATAGATATGTTATTGGTAcattaattaaaacttttattaaacaagataatgaattaaacaaaaaaattacagaaatggaaaataaatataataatgtgTCAACTATgtatgataatttaaaagaggATACAACTAAtgttatatcattaaaagataaagaaatagaaaaattaaaagaagatTTAGCTAGAGCTAATgttaaaattcatttaatggAATGTGATGTCACTGAAAAggatgaaaaattaaaagtaatgatgcaaaaaattgaagaaatgggaaaaaaagttataaataataaaaatgataatgaatattgtaaagataaaaataatattattgtagaagaaaatgataatacatcaaaaaatttgctttcattaagtaaaaaagaaaatggaAATTATACAGAAACAGATATTACATCACCTATCTTGATAAATgacaacaaaaatttaaaaaaatctactAATTCTGTTAGTGTACAAACAAGACTTCATGGAGGAGATATTAAAGCAATGATATCTTTACAAGATATTCATGAGGGATGTACTGTATTAATAATGTGGAATCCAACATATGATGCTTATCTTTTATCAtg ctctactaatattctttattttgtaaaagaaACAAGTGTTGAAAGATTAGGATTAAGTAATCAAGAAACAAAACAACGCCGGCACTCATTAATTGCAACTGTTTCAAGTGTTGAGAAATGTCAAATTAGACGTGAAAATAATAGATATAGACTTCCAGTTGGAACGCAATTTTATCGTGTTGATGTTGAAGTATTAAGATGggatacaattaaaaaatctgATAAACCATAA
- a CDS encoding G protein-coupled receptor, rhodopsin-like family and GPCR, rhodopsin-like, 7TM domain-containing protein, which yields MSTFRNETYIEIFPAYKEPETTAFIIAFAYMICLLIGICGNTSMLTMIWSAKNFSNDQYNTKLLGNRRKPGIKSRGSGNSIQLYVIALCIVDTITLLSLPLAMSDLLVGFWMFGKYSCKIYRVSNSVGKMASTFLITALSIDRYIAIGKPQGFNKRTNSQNICIVLSIMVAAAVTLSPVIIYATSEKKIRSQKYTPEQNITLAVIIYQCVDGMPSELFLWFTGLIFIIGYVIPMILLIVVNAKLVMKIRAHQRETSVKSVIPIKKITTYIISLAVLYFGCWTPYWISVLYVTYIDLFKSKDGNIIGNDDDMNPYMLIYFTHILPYINTSVNWFLYGRLANSKGNSLPYQSNGFANYNNEKSEICGNIIHHESHIKQKNGQKMVITKMI from the exons atgtCAACATTTCGAAATGAAAcatatattgaaatatttccTGCATACAAAGAACCTGAAACAACTGCCTTTATTATAGCTTTTGCTTATATGATATGTTTATTAATTGGTATTTGTGGTAATACATCCATGTTAACAATGATATGGTcagcaaaaaatttttctaatgatcagtataatacaaaattattagGAAATAGAAGAAAACCTGGCATTAAg tcAAGAGGTAGTGGTAATAGCATACAATTATATGTCATTGCTCTTTGTATTGTAGATACAATAACTTTACTTAGTTTACCTTTAG CTATGTCTGACCTTCTTGTTGGTTTTTGGATGTTTGGTAAATATTCGTGCAAAATATATCGTGTCTCAAATTCTGTAGGAAAGATGGcttcaacatttttaataacagcATTAAGTATAGACCGTTATATAGCAATTGGTAAACCACAaggatttaataaaagaactAATAGtcaaaatatatgtattgttttatcaattatgGTTGCAGCAGCAGTTACATTATCACCTGTTATT attTATGCAACATCTGAAAAAAAGATACGTTCTCAAAAATATACACCGGaacaaaatattacattaGCTGTCATAATATATCAATGTGTTGATGGAATGCCTTcggaattatttttatggtTTACAggtttaatatttattattggaTATGTTATTCCTATGATATTACTTATAGTAGTAAATGCCAAATTAGTTATGAAAATTAG aGCTCATCAAAGGGAAACATCAGTGAAATCTGTTATaccaattaaaaaaataacaacatACATAATTTCATTAgcagttttatattttggttGTTGGACTCCATATTGGATATCTGTTTTATATGTAACATACattgatttatttaaaagtaaagatGGAAATATTATTGGAAATGATGATGATATGAATCCTTatatgttaatttattttactcaTATATTACCATACATTAATACATCAGTAAATTGGTTTTTATATGGTAGATTAGCTAACTCAAAAGGAAATTCTTTACCTTACCAATCAAATGGCTTCgcaaattataataatgaaaaaagtgAAATTTGTGGTAATATAATTCATCATGAATCACacataaaacaaaaaaatggaCAAAAAATGgttataacaaaaatgatttaa
- a CDS encoding ShKT domain and Neurotransmitter-gated ion-channel ligand-binding domain-containing protein — protein MYISNHIFSLFLIFLILLAIIGQSKEQNTISSCVDSDLKCSLWASQGECQSNAMWMMANCRRSCQSCQGGDRAWKLRQFLGQTYTNSSSNSTKIVNVESIRLNHVEMDEIKQMVKVFGRMVFSWNDSKVSWDKDQWGISWLNFYWVQIFTPQLVQINGPVNNPGTITSKVLAANYTGQVYMWTDFNFAVPYNFVYTEYPNDYQKVCFKFDDKRYFSVRFTVSPELSNKKHAELSEVHISGWTIENLSVTDSKYVISILGDWKRDPFDIETNNCELCIGLRRNAVYYYTEIMLPALVTTLLSVSSVLFQLSYTQNGILAFSILSQILSLVLLNTRMPTYTSTTPQIVIYAGFNLSATSILFISSLLLRKLSLSANRIPPPHQLIIICNLIDRIISINGKEAESSSNSEYSRIAHSLNILLYAIATFAYIIAITAVFII, from the exons atgtatatttcaaatcatattttttctttatttttaatttttttaatattattggcAATAATTGGACAATCAAAAGAACAAAATACAATATCATCATGTGTTGATTCAGATTTAAAATGTTCATTATGGGCTAGTCAAGGGGAATGTCAAAGTAATGCAATGTGGATGATGGCAAATTGTAGAAGATCATGTCAAAGTTGTCAAGGTGGTGATCGTGCATGGAAATTACGTCAATTTTTGGGACAAACATATACAAATTCATCATCAAATTCtacaaaaattgttaatgtTGAAAGTATTCGCCTTAATCATGTTGAGATGGATGAAATTAAACAGATGGTTAAAGTTTTTGGACGTATGGTTTTTAGTTGGAATGATTCTAAAGTTTCATGGGATAAAGACCAATGGGGAATATCAtggttaaatttttactggGTACAAATATTTACACCACAACTTGTACAAATAAATGGTCCAGTTAACAATCCTGGAACAATTACATCAAAAGTTCTTGCCGCAAATTACACAGGACAAGTATATATGTGGACAGATTTCAATTTTGCTGTTccatataattttgtttatactGAATACCCAAATGACTATCAAAAAGTATGCTTTAAATTTGATGacaaaagatatttttcTGTCAGATTTACAGTATCACCAGaattaagtaataaaaaacatgCTGAGTTATCAGAAGTTCATATATCTGGATGGacaattgaaaatttatcaGTTACAGATtcaaaatatgttatttctattttagGTGACTGGAAAAGGGATCCATTTGATATTGAAACAAATAATTGTGAATTATGTATTGGTTTAAGAAGAAATGctgtatattattatactgAAATTATGTTACCAGCATTAGTTACAACATTATTATCAGTATCATCTGTTTTGTTTCAATTATCATATACACAAAATGGTATACTTgcattttcaattttatcgCAAATACTTTCGTTGGTACTTCTTAACACTAGAATGCCAACATATACTTCAACAACACCACAAATAg taatttatGCTGGTTTTAATCTTTCCGCAACGtcaattctttttattagtagtttattattaagaaaacTTTCTCTTTCAGCAAACCGTATACCACCACCTcatcaattaataattatatgcaatttaattgatagaattatttcaataaatgGAAAAGAAGCCGAGTCATCATCTAATAGTGAATACTCAAGAATAGCACATTcgttaaatatattactttatGCCATCGCAACATTTGCATATATTATTGCAATAACAGCAGTTTTTATCATTTag